The Falco rusticolus isolate bFalRus1 chromosome 5, bFalRus1.pri, whole genome shotgun sequence genome has a segment encoding these proteins:
- the LTA4H gene encoding leukotriene A-4 hydrolase — MAADPSSFASPSCCLTRHLYLRCRVDFGAQALRGTAAFTARAEREAQRCLVLDTKDLQIFKVTVNGQDAKFGFGQKHSFKGTPLEITLPFELRRGQEAIVEISFESSPKSSALQWFTPEQTSGKQHPFLFSQCQATHCRAIFPCQDTPAVKLTYYAEISVPKELVALMSANRDGEVPDPEDSSRKIYHFSQDVPIPCYLIALVVGALESRKIGPRTLVWAEKELVDKSAYEFAEAEAMLKIAEDLAGPYVWGQYDLLVLPPSFPYGGMENPCLTFVTPTLLAGDRSLSNVIAHEISHSWTGNLVTNKTWEHFWLNEGHTVYLERRIGGQLFGEQFRHFQALGGWRELQNTINTLGDKNPLTNLIPNLSEVDPDVAYSSVPYEKGFALLFYLEQLLGGPNVFIGFLKAYIQQFAYKSIVTEDWKKFLYSYFKDKVAVLDKVDWNSWFYAPGMPPAKPTYDMTLANACVALSQRWIKAEESDLGSFSSADLKDMSSHQLIEFLALLLLEAPLPVSHVQRMQQVYDFNAINNSEIRFRWLRLCIKSRWEEAIPLALKMATDQGRMKFTRPLFRDLYNFDKCQDLAVKTFLDHRASMHPVTSMLVGKDLKLDQ; from the exons ATGGCGGCGGACCCCAGCTCCTTCGCGTcgccctcctgctgcctcacGCGCCACCTCTACCTGCGCTGCCGCGTGGACTTCGGCGCGCAGGCGCTGCGGGGCACGGCGGCCTTCACCGCGCGCGCCGAGCGCGAGGCGCAGCGCTGCCTG GTCTTGGATACAAAAGACCTACAGATATTTAAAGTGACCGTAAATGGACAGGATGCAAAATTTGGTTTTGGACAAAAGCACAGTTTCAAGGGGACCCCCCTGGAAATCACACTTCCTTTTGAACTAAGAAG GGGACAAGAAGCAATTGTTGAAATCTCTTTTGAAAGCTCTCCGAAGTCTTCAGCTCTCCAATGGTTCACTCCAGAGCAAACTTCTGGAAAGCAACACCCGTTTCTCTTCAGCCAGTGTCAG GCTACCCACTGCAGAGCCATCTTTCCATGCCAAGACACACCTGCTGTGAAACTGACCTACTATGCAGAG atatCTGTTCCTAAAGAGCTGGTGGCTCTTATGAGTGCTAATCGTGATGGAGAGGTGCCTGACCCAGAGGACAGCAGTCGGAAGATATACCATTTCAGTCAGGAT GTTCCCATACCTTGCTACTTGATTGCTTTAGTGGTTGGAGCTTTAGAAAGCAG AAAGATTGGCCCAAGGACACTGGTGTGGGCTGAAAAGGAACTAGTGGATAAGTCAGCCTATGAATTTGCTGAG GCTGAAGCTATGCTGAAAATAGCAGAAGATTTAGCAGGACCCTATGTGTGGGGGCAGTATGATTTGTTAGTCTTGCCACCTTCTTTTCCTTATGGTGGTATGGAGAATCCTTGTCTTACTTTTGTAACTCCAACACTATTG gcaggTGATCGATCTCTGTCAAAT gTTATTGCTCATGAAATCTCTCACAGCTGGACAGGAAACTTGGTAACAAACAAAACATGGGAGCATTTTTG GTTGAATGAGGGACATACTGTATACCTGGAACGCAGGATTGGTGGTCAGTTGTTTGGTGAGCAGTTCAGGCACTTTCAGGCCCTGGGAGGTTGGAGGGAACTGCAGAACAcg ATAAATACTCTTGGAGATAAAAATCCTCTAACTAACCTTATCCCTAACCTGAGTGAAGTAGATCCTGATGTTGCCTATTCATCTGTTCCGTATGAGaaaggctttgctttgcttttttaccTTGAACAACTTCTTGGAGGACCAA ATGTCTTCATTGGCTTCTTGAAGGCTTACATTCAGCAGTTTGCTTATAAGAGCATAGTAACGGAGGACTGGAAGAAGTTCTTGTACTCATACTTCAAGGATAAG GTAGCTGTTCTTGATAAAGTTGACTGGAACTCATGGTTTTATGCTCCAGGAATGCCACCAGCGAAGCCTAC GTATGATATGACACTAGCAAATGCTTGTGTTGCCTTGAGCCAACGATGGATCAAA GCGGAAGAGAGTGATTTGGGCTCATTCAGCTCAGCAGACCTCAAGGATATGTCATCTCATCAGTTGATTGAGTTCCTGGCACTGTTGCTTCTGGAG GCTCCTCTTCCAGTGTCACATGTCCAACGAATGCAGCAAGTGTATGACTTCAATGCTATAAACAATTCTGAAATAAGATTCAG atgGCTGCGCCTCTGTATCAAGTCCAGGTGGGAAGAAGCTATTCCTCTGGCTTTAAAAATGGCAACAGATCAGGGCAGGATGAAGTTTACTCGACCCTTGTTCAG GGACCTTTACAATTTTGACAAGTGTCAAGATCTGGCTGTAAAGACATTTCTGGACCATAGAGCCTCTATGCACCCAGTCACTTCAATGCTTGTGGGCAAAGACTTGAAACTGGATCAGTGA